CCAATCTACTTTTTATTAGAGAAGCTTCCTGAAGAGAGGTATCTGGAAAAGCCAGCAGGAACTCATCTCCACCTATACGGCAGATAATATCAATTTCTCTTAAGCTTGATCTGAATAAACTACTGACTTCTTTTAATACTCTATCTCCTTCCAGATGACCAAAACGATCATTAATATTCTTGAAATTGTCAATATCCAAAAAGGCAATCAAGAGAGGAGACTTATTACGTAGAGATAGCTTCATCTGTCTTGCTAGCAACTCAAGGCCATATCTACGGTTAAAACAATTGGTTAGAGTATCAGTTCGAGCCATTTTCTTTAACTGTTCTTCTAGTTTTTTTCTTTCTGTAATGTCTATATAGGTACCAATAATTCCCGCAGCTTTTCCATCTATAAAGACCGGCGAACCGGATATCGTAACTGGAAATAGGGTACCATCTTTCTTTTTCCTGATTGTTTCAAATTTAATATAACCTTGAGAAAGCGCCCTCTTATCAAGTTCTTCTCCCTCATTTACTTTATCGGGTGGATGAATTATCCCACAATTTATATTTTTTCCTTGGATTTCTTTGAGAGTATAACCAAACAGTTCAGTAAAACGTTTATTAAGATCTAAAATAGTCCCCTGATCATCAGCATAAAGCAATGCCTCTGAATGGCTTTGAAAGAGACTGGCAAATTCTTGCTGGCTTTTCCGTAAAGCTTCTTCATCCCGTATTCTCTTGATAGCGATTGATATTTGAGAAGAAATTATCTCTAATATCTTTATATCTTGGTGAGAATACTGTTCTGGATTTTTATAACTTTGAACGACAAGGGCACCGATAGGCTCTTCCTTTATCTTCAGAGGCACACCAAGCCAAACCTGGCGCAGTTGGCCAAACCACTGTTTATATTTTTTAAATACTTGATTCTCATTGATAATCTTTTTATTTACCAGAACTGGCTCTCCAGTATGAAAGATATGAGCAATAAGAGAATTATGATCAACGGATCGGGGGTGATGAATATGTTGAAGTTCATCAACACTGTAAGGGAAATAGATTTCTTCCTTCTCCCTGTCCAAGAGAGCTATATAAAAATTAGTGGTATCGATAAGTTTACTTAATTGTTTATGAATAATATCATAAAGAGAACTAAGAGAAATAGTAGAATTCGCCGCATTAGAAATATTATACAAAACCTGTTGAATCAATTCATTACGTTTGCGCTCAGATATGTCTGTATAGCTCCCTAATGAACCTTTTATTCCTCCATCAACAGCAATAGCTGAACCAGATATGGATACCGGGAATAAAGTCCCATCTTTTTTCTTCCTTACTGCCTCATAACCTCTATATCCCTTAGCTAAGGCTTTTCTCATTAATTTTTCTCCCTCCTTAATCATGTCAGGAAGGTGAATAATTCCGCTATCAATATGTTTTCCTTTAATTTCTTCCAGAGTATAACCAAAAAGCTCAGTAAAACGGGGATTTATATTAATAATAAAGCCATTTTCATCCATATAAGCCAAGGCTTCAGAGCTATTTTGAAAGAGACTGGCAAATTCTCGCTGGCTTTTCCGTAAAGCTTCTTCTGATTTTTTTCGTTCTGTTATATCTATAAAGACACCTTCCACACCTGCAATCTCTCCAGACTCATGGTAATAATACTGACTATTGGTGGAAACGATTATGGGTTGTCCTTCCTTATTTTTCAAAATAACTTCATAATCTTTAATGCTGCCATTATTATTCTTTAGTACTTCTAAAAATTTTAATCTATCTGCAGGCTTGTAGTAGAAATCTCGGGCTATTTGTTTCCCCAAAACCTCATCTAAAGATTGAGATCCTAAAAGTTTAATTCCAGTGGGATTCATCATCAGAATATTACCATCCTGGTCGGTTTGATAATAGGCAGCAGGCATATTCTGAAAAAGGGTGCGAAATTTTCTCTCACTTTCCTCTATTCTATCTAAATATTCTTTCTGTTTGCTTATATCCTGATAAAAAGCAACAATTGCTTTTTTTTCACCTCTTGTTATAACTGCCGAAACTGTAATAATAACAGGTATCAGAGTTCCGTCTTTCTTCTTGCGAACAGTTTCAATTTTAATATCCTTACCAGCTAAAGAATTCCGGGTTAGCTTTTCACTTTCTAGAATCATGTTTCCTTCAGGGAAAATCATTCCGTCATTAATGTTTCTCCCTTTCAAT
This Atribacterota bacterium DNA region includes the following protein-coding sequences:
- a CDS encoding PAS domain S-box protein; its protein translation is MNILPLVHFFTFLAYFCLLLFLLWKEAKSLLNRVCAAFIGCFTLWSFALIFFFQPNTTQGTAILLDNIGSIGWISFASFYLWFTLIFTEQKRVLKNQFIYLLLFLTPLFFIYMKWAGYIVSDYILESWGWAGIWSSSIWSYLFFSYYLIYVIIAIILNYNYGKKTKIQLKQKQAQIIFYTSLISLIVSTVVEVLLPSLDIVKLPSSANIINLILVGGIIYVIAEYSFMIVTPYTAATQIISTMADSLLLLDRDGNINIVNQALVDLSGYQKKELSGKSIKLLFDKSDLPKILPDSPAQKKTNKNIELNFKIKNGEQIPVLLSSSPVIDDGGEIAGIVCVLKEITELKKAKEVLQKSQEEAISLFQDSPLPGIYHDENGVILNINKKFTELFGYTLEELKGRNINDGMIFPEGNMILESEKLTRNSLAGKDIKIETVRKKKDGTLIPVIITVSAVITRGEKKAIVAFYQDISKQKEYLDRIEESERKFRTLFQNMPAAYYQTDQDGNILMMNPTGIKLLGSQSLDEVLGKQIARDFYYKPADRLKFLEVLKNNNGSIKDYEVILKNKEGQPIIVSTNSQYYYHESGEIAGVEGVFIDITERKKSEEALRKSQREFASLFQNSSEALAYMDENGFIININPRFTELFGYTLEEIKGKHIDSGIIHLPDMIKEGEKLMRKALAKGYRGYEAVRKKKDGTLFPVSISGSAIAVDGGIKGSLGSYTDISERKRNELIQQVLYNISNAANSTISLSSLYDIIHKQLSKLIDTTNFYIALLDREKEEIYFPYSVDELQHIHHPRSVDHNSLIAHIFHTGEPVLVNKKIINENQVFKKYKQWFGQLRQVWLGVPLKIKEEPIGALVVQSYKNPEQYSHQDIKILEIISSQISIAIKRIRDEEALRKSQQEFASLFQSHSEALLYADDQGTILDLNKRFTELFGYTLKEIQGKNINCGIIHPPDKVNEGEELDKRALSQGYIKFETIRKKKDGTLFPVTISGSPVFIDGKAAGIIGTYIDITERKKLEEQLKKMARTDTLTNCFNRRYGLELLARQMKLSLRNKSPLLIAFLDIDNFKNINDRFGHLEGDRVLKEVSSLFRSSLREIDIICRIGGDEFLLAFPDTSLQEASLIKSRLETKLLFLNRNITKDYQIQFSIGFVEYLSIKPKSVDELITIADQQMYEDKKRKNL